One Tamlana carrageenivorans genomic region harbors:
- the katG gene encoding catalase/peroxidase HPI, with the protein MESYQNSNSSKSNESKCPYFGGEQKVTSGNGTRNRDWWPNELKLNILRQHAVKSNPMGENFNYADAFNSIDFKNLKHEVMHLMTDSQDWWPADYGHYGPFMIRMAWHSAGTYRVGDGRGGASTGNQRFAPLNSWPDNGNLDKARLLLWLIKKKYGKHISWADLLILAGNCALESMGFKTFGFAGGREDIWEPEQDIYWGSEAEWLGNQERYKDGELEGQLGAAHMGLIYVNPEGPNGKPDPLGSAIDIKETFGRMAMNDEETVALVAGGHTFGKAHGAANPDEYLSVEPAGAAIEEMGTGWKNSFGTGVLDDTITSGLEGAWTPNPTQWDHDYFDVLLNYDWELTKSPAGAHQWKPTAASKARMAPRAGDASKKQELMMSTADMALKMDPTYLEISKRFHKDHKAFEDAFARAWYKLTHRDMGPVSRYLGPEVPQEELLWQDPIPKVNYTLSDDDVATLKNLISNSGLSISQLVTTAWASASTYRGSDMRGGANGARIRLAPQKDWEVNNPPVLAKVLGVYEDIQKHYNGEVSIADLIVLGGALGVEEAAKNAGYNVSVPFSGGRGDASQEQTDIESFNYLEPQADGFRNYLKPDLSVSAEDLLVDKANLLTLTVPEMTVLVGGLRVLGANYDGSKHGVFTDKVGHLTNDFFSNILDFRYTWKASSSDDAFFVGSERKTGAETFTGTRADLIFGSNSELRAVAEVYGADDAHEKFVHDFVAAWAKVMDLDRFDLK; encoded by the coding sequence ATGGAAAGTTATCAAAATTCTAATTCATCTAAAAGTAATGAAAGCAAGTGCCCTTATTTTGGAGGCGAACAAAAAGTAACATCGGGTAACGGTACACGAAATCGTGATTGGTGGCCTAATGAATTGAAGTTGAATATTTTGCGTCAGCACGCCGTAAAATCAAACCCTATGGGGGAAAATTTTAATTACGCTGATGCCTTTAATAGTATAGACTTTAAAAATTTGAAGCATGAAGTGATGCATTTGATGACAGATTCTCAAGATTGGTGGCCTGCCGACTACGGTCATTATGGGCCGTTTATGATTAGAATGGCCTGGCACAGTGCAGGAACATACCGGGTTGGTGATGGTCGAGGCGGAGCTTCAACTGGAAATCAGCGTTTTGCGCCTTTAAATAGTTGGCCAGATAACGGGAACCTAGATAAGGCACGGTTGCTTTTATGGCTTATTAAAAAGAAATATGGAAAACATATCTCTTGGGCCGATTTATTAATTTTAGCTGGAAACTGTGCTTTAGAATCCATGGGCTTTAAAACCTTTGGTTTTGCAGGTGGACGTGAAGATATATGGGAACCGGAACAAGATATTTACTGGGGATCAGAAGCAGAATGGCTGGGTAACCAAGAACGTTATAAAGACGGCGAGTTAGAAGGGCAATTAGGCGCTGCACATATGGGGTTAATTTATGTGAACCCAGAAGGTCCTAATGGAAAGCCTGATCCGTTAGGTTCGGCCATTGATATTAAAGAAACCTTTGGGAGAATGGCGATGAATGATGAGGAAACCGTGGCATTAGTTGCGGGAGGACATACTTTTGGAAAAGCCCATGGTGCAGCCAATCCAGATGAATACTTAAGTGTAGAACCTGCAGGAGCCGCCATAGAAGAAATGGGTACCGGTTGGAAAAATAGCTTCGGAACAGGGGTTTTAGATGATACCATTACGAGTGGACTTGAAGGGGCGTGGACACCAAATCCAACCCAATGGGACCACGATTATTTTGATGTGCTACTTAACTACGATTGGGAGTTAACAAAAAGTCCTGCTGGGGCTCACCAATGGAAACCAACAGCGGCTTCAAAAGCAAGAATGGCTCCTCGTGCAGGTGATGCTTCAAAAAAACAAGAGCTAATGATGAGTACCGCCGATATGGCACTAAAAATGGATCCTACTTATTTAGAAATATCTAAACGTTTTCATAAAGATCACAAGGCTTTTGAAGATGCCTTTGCCAGAGCTTGGTATAAATTAACACACCGTGATATGGGACCTGTTTCTCGTTATTTAGGACCTGAAGTTCCTCAAGAGGAATTGTTGTGGCAAGATCCAATTCCTAAAGTGAATTACACCTTAAGTGATGATGATGTCGCGACCTTAAAAAATTTAATTTCGAATTCTGGTTTGAGTATTTCTCAATTGGTAACTACAGCTTGGGCTTCAGCGTCAACCTACAGAGGTTCGGACATGCGTGGTGGTGCTAATGGCGCACGTATTAGACTGGCACCTCAAAAAGATTGGGAAGTAAATAACCCACCAGTTTTAGCTAAAGTTTTAGGGGTTTATGAAGATATTCAGAAACATTATAATGGCGAGGTATCTATTGCCGATTTAATCGTTTTGGGAGGTGCTCTAGGTGTGGAAGAAGCAGCTAAAAATGCGGGATATAACGTTAGCGTACCATTTTCTGGTGGTCGAGGTGATGCATCTCAAGAACAAACTGATATCGAATCATTTAATTATTTAGAGCCTCAAGCTGATGGTTTTAGAAATTATTTAAAACCAGATTTATCGGTTTCTGCCGAAGATCTATTAGTTGATAAAGCGAATTTATTAACCCTTACCGTTCCTGAAATGACCGTTTTAGTTGGTGGTTTACGTGTTTTAGGCGCTAATTATGATGGTTCAAAGCATGGTGTGTTTACCGATAAAGTAGGCCATTTAACCAATGATTTCTTTAGTAATATTTTAGATTTCCGATATACTTGGAAAGCGTCTTCTAGTGATGATGCCTTCTTCGTTGGTTCAGAAAGAAAGACTGGTGCCGAAACTTTTACAGGGACTCGTGCCGATTTAATTTTTGGTTCAAACTCAGAATTAAGAGCTGTTGCTGAAGTTTATGGAGCCGATGATGCCCACGAAAAGTTCGTACACGACTTTGTAGCTGCTTGGGCTAAGGTGATGGATCTAGATCGCTTCGATTTAAAATAA
- the tpx gene encoding thiol peroxidase, with amino-acid sequence MATVTLKGNDIHTSGNLPEVGSQAPDFTLTGTDLSSKSLSDFAGSKVVLNIFPSVDTGTCAQSVRTFNKEASNLENTKVLCISRDLPFAQGRFCGAEGLDNVISLSDFKDGSFGKSYGLNFVDGPLEALHSRCVIVLDENGVVKHTEQVSETVDEPNYKAALEAL; translated from the coding sequence ATGGCCACAGTAACATTAAAAGGAAACGACATACATACATCGGGAAACCTACCAGAAGTAGGATCTCAAGCCCCTGATTTTACATTAACAGGAACCGATTTATCTTCTAAAAGCTTAAGTGATTTTGCTGGAAGTAAAGTGGTTTTAAATATTTTTCCTAGCGTTGACACAGGAACCTGTGCGCAATCGGTAAGAACCTTTAACAAAGAAGCTAGTAATTTAGAAAACACTAAAGTGCTTTGTATTTCGCGCGATTTACCCTTTGCTCAGGGGCGATTTTGCGGTGCTGAAGGCCTGGATAATGTGATTAGTTTATCAGACTTTAAAGATGGAAGTTTTGGTAAATCATACGGTTTAAACTTTGTTGATGGTCCATTAGAGGCCTTACATTCGCGTTGCGTTATTGTTTTAGATGAAAATGGTGTTGTAAAACATACCGAGCAAGTTAGTGAAACGGTTGATGAGCCTAATTACAAAGCTGCTTTAGAAGCGCTTTAA
- a CDS encoding diacylglycerol kinase, whose translation MHNKESLLKNRLKSVGYAFKGAVYLLKTEASIKIQCAIALIATLFGFIFNISTYEWMAQILSIGLVMSMEGINTSIEEIANFIHPEQHSKIGLIKDIAAGAVFIASVFACIIGLIIYLPKFF comes from the coding sequence ATGCATAACAAAGAATCACTTTTAAAAAACCGATTAAAAAGTGTTGGTTACGCCTTTAAGGGCGCTGTTTATTTACTAAAAACGGAAGCGAGTATTAAAATTCAATGCGCTATCGCCTTAATTGCAACCCTATTCGGATTTATTTTTAATATTTCAACCTACGAATGGATGGCACAAATCCTTTCTATCGGACTCGTTATGAGCATGGAAGGCATAAACACCTCTATTGAAGAAATAGCAAATTTTATTCACCCCGAACAACATTCTAAAATTGGTTTGATTAAAGATATCGCTGCAGGGGCTGTTTTTATAGCCTCTGTTTTTGCTTGTATCATTGGATTAATCATCTACCTTCCTAAGTTTTTTTAA
- a CDS encoding FtsK/SpoIIIE family DNA translocase: MAKSKPKTKKAPRKKFKMPNFKLSSQQKLVLGSFLVISGLLICIAFISHLFTGKIDQSALSEFASRHVKTKNWLSKFGAWLSDLFIQRGFGISSFIFSGLVFLSGVFVLMNLSISKLRKHWFWGIFIIIWISILFGFFGDKNDVLGGTIGFEVNSYLQDYIGKTGTVLLLIFGLITYLAIRFKVTFESIINVFKSAKKDISDELSSNAENQVVPLNNNLTEEAEAIKEAYKGSLDETESKEEVEEKVAVTTLKPEVASTSFEVKVTEEESEEDDPSLEIKVEEVKEELSETDNLANKLVEDFGQFDPTLELGKFQFPTLDLLKKYDAEGIKINQAELEENKNRIVDTLNNYKIGIASIKATIGPTVTLYEIVPEAGIRISKIKNLEDDIALSLSALGIRIIAPIPGKGTIGIEVPNKDSTIVSMRSVIASKKFQTTDMQLPIALGKTISNETFVVDLAKMPHMLMAGATGQGKSVGLNAVLTSLLYKKHPAEVKFVLVDPKKVELTLFNKIERHYLAKLPDSEEAIITDNNKVINTLNSLCIEMDNRYELLKNAMCRNIAEYNEKFKSRKLNPNDGHQFLPYIVLVVDEFADLIMTAGKEVETPIARLAQLARAIGIHLIIATQRPSVNVITGIIKANFPARIAFRVTSKIDSRTILDGSGADQLIGRGDMLYTQGNDLIRVQCAFVDTPEVERITEFIGSQKAYPDAYLLPEYVGEEDGTSLDIDISDRDKLFKDAAVVIVTAQQGSASLLQRKLKLGYNRAGRIIDQLEAAGIVGPFEGSKARQVLITDLIALDAHLENEI, encoded by the coding sequence ATGGCTAAAAGCAAACCCAAAACTAAAAAAGCACCTAGAAAGAAATTTAAAATGCCTAATTTTAAGTTATCTAGCCAGCAAAAACTGGTATTAGGTAGCTTTCTTGTTATTAGTGGTTTACTTATTTGTATTGCTTTTATATCGCATTTATTTACAGGTAAAATTGATCAAAGTGCTTTGTCTGAATTTGCTTCTCGCCATGTTAAAACAAAAAACTGGCTAAGTAAATTTGGCGCTTGGCTAAGCGATTTATTCATTCAACGTGGCTTTGGTATTTCTTCATTTATATTCTCAGGTTTAGTTTTTCTTTCTGGCGTATTTGTTTTAATGAATTTAAGCATCAGTAAGCTTCGTAAACATTGGTTTTGGGGCATATTTATTATCATTTGGATATCCATTTTATTCGGATTTTTCGGTGATAAAAATGATGTTTTAGGTGGTACTATAGGTTTTGAAGTTAATAGCTATTTACAAGATTACATTGGTAAAACAGGTACAGTTCTATTGCTAATTTTTGGACTCATCACCTACTTAGCCATTCGTTTTAAAGTCACGTTTGAAAGCATTATTAATGTGTTCAAATCGGCTAAAAAAGACATCTCGGACGAACTTTCAAGTAACGCAGAAAACCAAGTTGTCCCTTTAAATAATAATTTAACTGAAGAAGCCGAAGCTATTAAAGAAGCTTATAAAGGATCGCTAGACGAAACAGAAAGTAAAGAAGAGGTTGAGGAAAAAGTAGCTGTTACCACATTAAAACCTGAAGTAGCTTCTACATCATTTGAAGTTAAAGTCACTGAGGAAGAGTCTGAAGAGGACGACCCTTCCCTAGAAATTAAAGTGGAAGAAGTTAAAGAAGAACTTTCTGAAACCGATAATTTAGCCAATAAACTGGTTGAAGATTTTGGACAATTCGACCCCACTTTAGAATTGGGTAAGTTCCAATTTCCAACCCTCGATTTATTAAAAAAATACGACGCCGAAGGCATTAAAATAAATCAAGCAGAACTCGAAGAAAATAAGAATAGAATTGTCGATACTTTGAACAATTATAAAATTGGTATCGCAAGTATCAAAGCAACGATTGGGCCTACCGTAACCCTTTATGAAATTGTTCCCGAGGCTGGAATTCGTATATCTAAAATTAAAAATTTAGAAGACGATATTGCTTTATCACTTTCGGCATTAGGAATTCGTATTATAGCACCAATTCCTGGAAAAGGAACTATTGGTATTGAAGTGCCTAACAAAGATTCTACTATTGTATCGATGCGTTCGGTAATCGCCTCTAAAAAGTTTCAAACAACCGATATGCAACTGCCTATTGCGCTAGGTAAAACCATTAGTAACGAAACTTTTGTAGTCGATTTAGCTAAAATGCCTCACATGCTTATGGCCGGTGCCACTGGTCAAGGTAAGTCGGTAGGATTAAATGCTGTTTTAACCTCCTTGCTGTATAAAAAACACCCTGCTGAAGTTAAGTTTGTATTGGTCGATCCTAAAAAGGTTGAGCTTACCTTGTTCAACAAAATTGAACGTCATTATTTAGCAAAACTTCCAGATAGTGAAGAAGCCATTATCACCGATAACAACAAGGTTATCAATACTCTAAATTCACTTTGTATTGAAATGGATAACCGTTATGAACTGCTTAAAAACGCCATGTGTCGTAATATCGCAGAGTATAATGAAAAGTTTAAATCTCGAAAATTAAATCCGAATGACGGACATCAATTTTTACCATACATTGTTTTGGTGGTTGATGAGTTTGCCGATTTAATTATGACCGCCGGAAAAGAAGTTGAAACCCCTATTGCGCGATTAGCCCAATTAGCGCGTGCCATTGGTATTCACTTAATTATCGCCACCCAGCGTCCTTCTGTTAACGTTATTACAGGTATTATTAAAGCGAATTTCCCGGCGCGTATTGCGTTTAGAGTAACTTCAAAAATTGATTCGCGAACCATTTTAGATGGCTCTGGAGCCGACCAGCTTATTGGACGAGGAGATATGCTTTACACCCAAGGTAACGATTTAATTCGTGTACAATGTGCCTTTGTAGATACACCTGAAGTAGAACGTATCACCGAATTCATAGGCTCACAAAAAGCTTACCCCGATGCTTACCTCCTACCCGAATATGTGGGTGAAGAAGATGGCACAAGTCTTGATATAGATATCTCAGACCGAGATAAACTGTTTAAAGATGCCGCGGTCGTTATTGTAACGGCACAACAAGGTTCGGCATCATTATTACAACGAAAATTAAAATTAGGATATAACCGAGCAGGAAGAATCATCGATCAACTTGAAGCAGCTGGTATTGTTGGCCCTTTTGAAGGCAGTAAAGCCAGACAAGTTTTAATCACCGATTTAATCGCTCTTGATGCACACTTAGAAAACGAAATTTAA
- a CDS encoding LolA family protein: MKKFIVILIIAVSFNAFGQSDAITLLNQVSKKIKSYDNISLDFKYSLENPSENIKQETKGDVILQGDKYRLNILGVTQLFDGKKLYSISTEDEEVTISSHIDQDKDVVTPSKMLSFYESGYTYKMDIKQDIKGRKIQYMKLTPIDSNSEIKHILLGIDAQTKHIYNLIQIGNNGTQTKLTVNSFHTNEQLPNHVFTFDASKYKDYYINNLD; the protein is encoded by the coding sequence ATGAAAAAATTTATTGTAATACTTATAATCGCCGTCTCTTTTAATGCTTTTGGACAGAGCGATGCTATAACCTTATTAAATCAGGTTTCAAAAAAAATAAAAAGCTATGACAATATTTCTTTAGACTTTAAATATAGTCTTGAAAATCCTTCAGAAAATATAAAACAAGAAACTAAAGGTGATGTTATTTTACAAGGCGACAAATACCGCTTAAATATTTTAGGCGTAACGCAACTATTCGATGGCAAAAAACTTTACAGCATAAGTACCGAAGATGAAGAGGTTACCATATCTTCGCACATCGATCAGGACAAAGATGTTGTTACACCAAGTAAAATGCTTTCTTTTTACGAAAGTGGTTACACCTATAAAATGGACATCAAACAGGATATCAAAGGGCGCAAAATTCAATATATGAAATTAACACCTATCGACTCTAACTCCGAAATCAAGCATATCCTCTTAGGTATTGATGCACAAACAAAGCACATTTACAACCTTATTCAAATTGGTAATAATGGTACCCAAACAAAACTTACGGTAAATTCATTTCATACCAATGAGCAATTACCTAATCATGTATTTACTTTTGATGCATCAAAATACAAAGATTATTACATCAATAATCTAGACTAA